The proteins below come from a single Miscanthus floridulus cultivar M001 chromosome 1, ASM1932011v1, whole genome shotgun sequence genomic window:
- the LOC136544145 gene encoding cytochrome c oxidase subunit 6b-1-like, protein MAAEAKTPSLAEEYSLPSQEVPVQKAAEEKPSSGTETEAAPSTNDETPPSVEDKNETSEVQDIAEKSEAEETNTAAEGTPAAEEASETAEEEEAEKPEIKIETAPADFRFPTTNQTRHCFTRYVEYHRCVAAKGEDAPECDKFAKYYRSLCPGEWVDRWNEQRENGTFPGPL, encoded by the exons ATGGCCGCGGAAGCCAAGACGCCGTCCCTCGCTGAG GAATATTCACTTCCATCACAAGAAGTTCCAGTCCAAAAGGCAGCTGAGGAGAAGCCCTCTAGTGGTACTGAGACTGAAGCTGCTCCCTCAACCAATGATGAAACTCCTCCATCTGTAGAAGACAAGAATGAAACTTCTGAAGTACAAGATATTGCTGAAAAGTCAGAAGCTGAAGAAACTAACACTGCTGCAGAGGGAACACCTGCTGCAGAGGAAGCAAGTGAGACTGCCGAGGAGGAAGAGGCTGAGAAACCTGAGATCAAG ATTGAAACAGCTCCAGCAGATTTTCGTTTCCCAACAACAAATCAAACGAGGCACTGTTTCACACGCTATGTTGAATACCACAG GTGTGTGGCTGCAAAAGGTGAGGATGCACCTGAGTGTGATAAGTTTGCCAAGTACTATCGATCCCTGTGCCCAGGTGAATGG